The window AATATTGCTCGCGATGAGCACGTCGTTGCCGAGCTCGATGCCGGTGTGGCGGGTACGCCCGATATTATCGTACGCAGGGATCGTGTAGCCGGCGTGGGGGTATGGAACGAAATTTACGTTCTGAAGCTCGTCCCAGATTTCGTAGTCAAAGACGCTCACGTCCCAATTGATTCGCTCATTCAGGGCGCCGCGTGTGCCGAGCTCGAACTGCCACGCCTTTTCGGCATCCATGTTTCCGAGGCCCGCCTTGGTGTTTACAGGCGAAGACTCCTCCAGCAGGATTGGCGGCTGATACGCACGGCTGATGTTTCCAAATGCCTGCGTCTGGGAAGTGATCTGGTAAATAAATCCCAATTTCGGAGAGATGCCGGAGAAGAAATCGGTTCCACCGGTCGAATCCGCCAGATACGCCGAGGTGTAGCCCACGATCGATCGTCGTGAATAGTCCATCCGTCCGCCCGCGACCAGGGTAAGCTTCGGAGTCAGGCTGAAATCGTCCTCGGCGTAGGTGCCTATGGTCAGCGCATGGTCCCATTGGTTTCGCAGCGGCGCGCCCATGTGTCCGCCTGGAAGGAGTGCGTACTCAAGATCTTTGACCAACGTGCCGCCGTACTGGATGCCGGCGCTCATCTTGTTCTGATAGCCGAAGAGCGGGGCAGTGGAGACGTAACGCAACTCGGAGTTCCAGTCGTAGCTGCTTCCTTGCAGAAACGCGTAGATCGGCGTGTGGTCGAGGTCGTGCCAGATGAACTGATTGTACAGTTCCAGAACCCCGTATTCTCCCAGCGGCTGGGTAATGGTCACCCCGGTCCTTAGAAAGTCATAGCGGCGCCAAGCATTTGTAGTTACGGCCTTAGGCTCCGCCTGCTGTGGATTGGACTCCAGTTGCTTCAGCGTCAGCGCCTGCGGAAGCTTCTCGTCGTTGTGCAGGTAGTTCGCATCGAAACGAATAGTCATTCCGTTTGCCGCGAGATAGCCGATGCTTAAAAATGCGCGCCGTTGAACCGCGCCGCTGTGGTTGCGATAGCCGCCGAGCTCCGAATCGCTGAGCCCCAAGTAGTAGTCCCAGGGCCCAATCACGCGGCCGGAACCCACGTAGTTCTTCACGTAGCCGAACGAGCCGCCGATGCTGTTGGTCTCAACCAGCGGAGTGTTGTAGCCGGTCTTCGAGACGAGGTTGATTGCGCCGCCGAGGCTGTCGGCGCCAAACTGCAGCGCGTTCGCGCCCTTGTAGACCTCGATGCGCTGGACGAAGTCGGGATCGACCGGCTGGAGGTAGGCAAACCCGTCAGCCTGATTCTGCGTGAAGCCGTCCTGCAGAAGATTCAGGCCCCAGAGCTGATAGGTATTCTCAAGCCCAGATCCACGGATTGATATCTGCGATTGTTCCTCCGCGCCCGCCCTGGTCCCCGCGATCACACCGGGCACGAAGTCGAGCACGTCGGCCAGATCGGAGGGTCTGCGCTGTTCGATGTGCTGCTGGGTCACGAGTCCCACCCCACCGGGCGTTTCATCGAGCGACTTGCGCGCTTCTTTGTCGTTTTGCAGCCGTTCCGGCACGATGCGCTTCCCTTTCACGGTAACCGGGGCGAGACGCATCGGCGCCTTGCGCTTGGAGGCGGCTGCCTTTTTCTGGTCCGGCTTCTTTCGCTGACCGGTTCCGCTACCAGCGCCGCCGCCAGCCTGCGTGGTCGCGGTTCCCGAGTCTGACACACTGGTTGTCGGAGCCGACGGTGAACTTGCCGCAGCAACGCAGACAGGAATTCCCAAAAGCGCCACTACTAACGCGCACCTCCACACCTTCTTCGCTTTGTAAACCTGGCGTCTGGCCGTGTTTGCGGCGTCGGGCAGAGAAACAGCCGCTCCAGCCAAAAGGGCAAGCTCAGAAATCCGTCGCATAGAACATCTCCCAGCGGACACCTTCGCGGTGCACCGCTTGCCTGAAGGAACAAGCTTGGCGCCGCGGCATTTGCGGCGTCGCAAAAGAAAACCAAATCGGGAACGTGGTCGAGCGAAGCTTCTTAGATGGGGCGCTTCGGGGGTGGGGTGTCGGGGGCGACCTGAAAATCGACTGGTCGCACTGCCTTTTTCACGGCGTTCGAGCCCAAGTCTCGGAGAACGAACTCCGGCAGTACCGTTGCTGGGCGGGCAAGCAATGTGTTCGACACACGGTCGAGCATTTGAATCGGCTGGCAAATGTTGGTGGTCAATTCGGGCCGGCTCGGTCCGGATACGACGACCAACCCGGCATTCGCGGGGACGCTGGCCAACAGCATGATGATGGCCATGATTAGACTCAGGTCCCGCAAGTCCGTCTTTGAAAACGACTGCCTCATACCCCGGCTGCCACTTCTAGAACAACCCTCGCTCGCGTTGAAGATCGGCTGGCTTGATGTTGACGGTGTGCCCGGTCACCTGGAACGGCAGTTTCACAGGCACGCATGATGCGAGGCCAGATTCCATTGCTTCCAACTTGTATCGATTGCCGCAATATCTGCAGACGAGATCCCCGCGAGAACTGACGTAACCCTTACGATACATGGAGCAGCGTCGGCAGGCGTCGATGGCTCCTTCAATCCGTCCTGTGGAGTCGCGGGCTAGAAGGAACCGAATCTGATCGCCCGCCCGATCTCGATACGTGAAAAAACGCACATCACCCCGCCTCAGATTATCGGTCTCGATACTTATGGACGGATTCGCACTGACCGGGGAGAACTCAGGTGCTCTCGCCATCATCGACCACGAGACTGCGACTGCCACCAAACCGGCGGCAGCAATCAACAGGGCCGAACGCCCTCGAAATCTTGCGATCGAGAAGGCCATCCTCTTAAGAGCCGCCGGCAGTTTGAGCTAATTTTAAAGCGAAGGCAACGGCAAGGTCGTAGGCGCTGCCGTCGGATCGCGACCGCCACACTGACCGCGACGCCCGAGGCAGCGCCCTCGCGGCCGGCAACCCCGCTACCGACCCTATTGATCAACATCTCGGTGGACGACGAAGATGTCGAAGAGCTGAAGTGGCTGCTCCCCACCGGCACGGTAGCGATAATCAAGCCTGACGCGCTTCCGCTGCGGCGCGCGTGATCGCCGGTTCAAATCCGAGCGGCTCGACCAACCAAAGCTTCAATCCGCTCGTCGCACGAACCGATAAATGCGTTCTTTGAGAGGCGGAAAAGAGTTTGTGTAAAGCTGTCAATACGAGTATTAATTGTACTTAATCTCAGGCGCTGTAGTATTAGCCTGCTTTAAGCCGTATTGCGTGGTTTTCTCGTCAAACATGGCGGAGAAGCAAATGAACAAGTACGCAGAAAAACCACGGATTGGCGCGATCGCGATCTTTGGCGTTGCCCGCCGCATAAGTCGAGCGCAGAGCGCAGCAGATTTCGGCGATGGGGAAGGATGGAGGAAAGGAGAAGTGTCTGCGAAATCGATTGCGAAGGTGGCATTCCCAGTCGTCGTGTGCCCGCGAGACGCGAAACTGCCCCCCGGCGCCGCTGGAAAGCCCGTGGAACAAAACCGGCCTGGAACCTTGCACAGGGAGGCCGGTTTCAGAGTTTTCAGTTTGATGGGCAAAAGGGACACAACTTCGCGGTCCAGTGGCCCCTTTGGAGCCATTGAAGTCACGACTGCAAAACGAGAAACGTTCTTTCGCGGCATTTCCTGATCTTTGTCTGCATTTTCTGGGGCATGTAGGTTGCTTGTGATCAGCTGATAGGCGGATACGCGGACCGGAAGATACGGAATTGTCAGCAGTCGGCGCGCGCCGCAATGGGACGGCGCATGCTACTCCCCCCAACCACGAGCAAGCCCCATCAGAGCCGAGAACATTGCTCCCAGACAGAAAACGACAAAAGGGACAGGAAATGACACAAGGCGGTTGGTGGAGAAACCGGATCGCGGCAGCAGTCTGTGCGAGCCTCCTCGCTCTAATCCTCTTCGCGAACGTGCAGTCGCGCAGTGCCGCCGCGAGCGGTTCAACAGTGGTCGTCACGATGACGGACAAGCCTACGATGTTCGTCCCTGAGACGGTAACCATTCGGGTCGGCGACACGGTCGAGTGGCGAAACACCGGAAAGATCGTTCACTGGGTAACAATTGGCCCTCCGATCCCAAAGGGCGCGCAGCCGTTCGACTCCGGGCCGATGCCTCCCGGCGCGGTATACCGGCATCCCTTCACTGTTGCCGGGCATTACAACTACGTCTGCGTACCGCATGCGGGCACTGGGATGATCGGCGTGGTCGAAGTCACGGAGTAGAGAGCCCAGTAAGCTAGCGGCGCGATGAACGCGCTTGCCAGTTGCGAAGGAGCGGACTCATGAATGCCAAATGCAGCGGAAGAATTTTCGCTTCAATAATTGTCGGGGTCGCGATTGCCGTGGGTGCGATGCTCTCGGGCTGCGAGAGTCGGCCTGCACAGGCGCCAGCCAAACCAAGTGCGATGGCGGGCGATGCGGCCTCACTCGTGTACGTGCCGCCCGGGAAGTATGACGAGTTTTACGGTTTCTTCTCCGGCGGATACAGCGGTCAGATCGAAATCTACGGCATCCCGTCGGGCCGCTTGATCCAGGTCATTCCGGTGTTCTCGCAAAACCCCGAAGATGGTTATGGCTACTCCGAGGAGACCAAGGCCATGCTGATGACTTCGTGGGGGTTCGTGCCGTGGGACGACTCCCATCATCCGGAGCTGTCGCAGACCAACGGGGTGCCGGACGGCCGCTGGCTTTTCATCAACGGCAACAACACGCCGCGCGTGGCGCGAATCGATCTTCGGCGCTTCCGGACCGAGGAAATACTCGAGATCCCGAACAGCGCAGGGGGCCATTCGTCGCCGTTTACCACCGAGAATACTAACTACATAGTCTCGGGCACTCGGTTTAGTGTTCCGATCCCACAGAAAGACATTTCGATTGCCGACTACAAGGGCAATTTCAAGGGCAGCCTGAGCTTTATCAAGGTCGACCCGAAGTCTGGCACGATGAATATTGCGTTCCAGATCCTAGTTCCGGGATTTGACTATGATCTGGCGCACTGCGGGAAGGGTCCTTCAGACGGCTGGTGCTTCTTCTCCAGTTACAACACCGAAGAGGCGCACACGCTGCTCGAGGTCAACGCATCGCAGAATGACAAAGACTTTGTTGCGGCGGTGAACTGGAAGCGCGCCGAGCAGTGCCTCACCGAGGGCAACGGCAAACAGATGGCGGCGCATTATCTCCACAACTATCTCGACCCCGTGACGGACACCGCCAAGAGCGAGGAGTTGACCAGCGTAGCCGTCCTCACGCCGCAGACCTGTCCGGACATGATATACTACCTGCCGACGCCCAAATCGCCGCATGGAATCGACGTGGATCCCACCGGTGAATATATAGTTGCGGGCGGCAAGCTCTCTTCGACGATACCGATCCACTCGTTCCACAAGATGCTCGACGCCATCCAGAAAATGCAGTTCGAGACCGCGAGCTACGGCATCCCGGTGCTCAAGTACGAGGCGGTGCTGGCAGGCGAGGTCCCAAATGCATGCCTCGGGCCGCTGCACAACGAGTTCGACGGCAAAGGCAACGTATACACCTCGTGCTTCATTAGTTCCGAGATCATCAAGTGGAAGCTCGGCACCTGGGAGATCGAGGATCGAATTCCGGTCTATTACGCGCCCGGCCATCTGATGATCCCCGGCGGCGATTCCGCTAAGCCGTGGGGCAAGTACGTCGTCGCGATCAATAAGATGACGAAGGATCGCTTCCTGCCGACGGGTCCCGAGATGGGCCAATCTGCCCAGCTGATCGACATCTCGGGCGACAAGATGCGCACGTTGCTCGACTTCCCTACTATCAGCGAGCCGCACTATGCGCAGGCGATCCCGGCCAGCATGCTGATGCCGAACAACGTCAAGTATTACGACTTGGATAAGGACAAGAACCCGTATGCGACCAAATCCGAGGATGCGGCCAAGGTTGTGCGCTCAGGAAACGTGGTCCACGTTTACATGACTGCGATTCGCAGCCACTTCGTTCCCGACAATATCGAGGGCATTTTTGTCGGCGATACTGTGTACTTCCACGTGACCAACCTCGAACAGGACTGGGATGTGCCGCACGGCTTCGCGGTGATGGGGGCTGGGAACTCCGGCCTGGTGATCATGCCGGGCGAGACACGGTCGCTCAAATGGATGCCGACCAGGACCGGCGTCTATCCTTTCTATTGCACAGACTTTTGCTCCGCGCTGCACCAAGAGATGCAGGGTTACGTGCGGGTGTCGGCGCCCGGTGCGAAGGTGGCGCTGTTATGGCATGGCGGAGGGAAATAACCGCGCAAGCAGAGCAGCGCCGGCCGGACGTGATGGTGATCGGCAAGCCAGCCTCTGGCCGGTTCCGCGCAACGAGAGACACCGATGAAACTTAGACTGTCGCGCGCCATGATGCTGGCGGCGTCGCTGCTTCTTTTGATCTCGTTCGCCAAGCCGCTTTGGCACTACGACTTCGAGGCGCCGCAGTACCCCGAAGGTCTGCCGATGATCATCTACCTTGATCATCTCGGCGGCCGCGTCGACCTAGTGAACGAGCTCAACCATTACATCGGGATGCACAAAATCGTGGAGAGCGATTTTGCTGAATTCCGCATGATACCGGCCCTGGTTGTATTTTTCTGTATCGTGGGAATCGTGGTGGCCGCCTCCAAGCGGTTGTGGGTGCTGGTCGGATGGGTCGTCGGTCTTGCAATTGCGGGCTTACTCGGGTTAGCGGACTTCTACTCGTGGCTCTACATGTACGGGCACGAGCTGGATCCGCACGCGGCAATACGGATTCCGCCGTTTACACCGCACCTGCTCGGCGCGTACCGCATGATGAATTTCCGCATCGTCAGCTATCCCGGCATCGGCGGAATTGCGATCATACTCGCGGCTGTTCTCGGGTTCCTTGCGCTTGTGATGGAGTGGGCGCACGGCAGCTTCCGCGGCGCTCCGGCGATCGCACCGATCGGTTCGGAAATCGCGCCGGGGCATCCTCATCCGGGAGCGGCCCGGTGAGAATGATGGCTTATCGGCCTGGGACTCCGCCGCCAAACTTGCGCCGATCGTCCTCCCTACGGCGCCCGCCGCTTCGCGCACGGACCACTGCCGCTCTCGCCGCGGTACTGTTGCTCGTCGTAGCGCCGCGCATGACCGCTGCGGCGCCGCCGTCAGAAATCGACGTCTGCCCTTCGTGCCCGTTCTCGAGCCTCACGGTCGCGGTGCGTGAGGCGCCCGCCGGGTCGCGGATCGTCGTCCGCGGAGGAATCTATCACGAGCACGGAATCACAGTGAACAAGCCGCTGGAGATCGTCGGGCAGGGATGGCCGGTAATCGACGGCGGTCGCGTCGGCGAGACCATCACGGTCACCAGCGACGACGTCCGAATCGGCGGGCTCGTCGTGCAGAATTCCGGCAGTGCCTTCGCTAGTGATCCTGCCGGGATCAAGGTAAAAAACTCACGCCGCTGCGTGATCGAGCGAAACCGCCTGCTCAACGACTTCTTTGCGATTTACCTCGCTGCTTCGTCCGAGTGCACAGTCAGAGACAATGAGGTTCGCGGCGACGCGGTCTCGGAGGCGCTCAGCGGCAATGCGATTCACCTGTGGAACTGCCGGAAGATCGTCGTCGAGGGCAACCGCGTGAGCGGCCATCGCGACGGGCTCTACTTCGAGTTCCTGCACGATAGCACCATCGCCGACAACCTAAGCGAGCACAATCTCCGCTACGGGATGCACACCATGTTCTCGGCTGACAACAGCTATCGCGGCAACACGCTGCGCGATAATAGCGCGGGCGAGGTGCTGATGTACTCGAAGCGCCTGGTGGTAAGCGGCAATCTGATCGAGCACAACTGGGGCGCGGCGTGCGACGGCGCGCTGCTCAAGGATCTCGATGAAAGCCGAATCGCGGACAACCTCTTCATCCGCAACTCGGTGGGGCTCTACGCCGAAGACTCGAACCGCAACCGGATCGAGAGAAACAAATTTCTCAACAACGGGATCGCGGTGCGGGTGATGGCCGATTCGATCGGCAATTCGTTCGCCGCGAACAGCTTTGAAGCGAACAGCTTCGACGTGGCGACCAACAGCCTGAGCACCTCCGAGAACAACTTCGACGGCAACTATTGGAGCGGCTACCGCGGCTACGACTTGAACGGCGACGGCATCGGCGACGTTCCCTACCACCCGGTTTCACTGTTGGCCGTGTTGATCGAGAACTACCCCGCTTCCGTAATCCTGCTGCGAAGTCCGTTTGCCCGGATGCTCGAGCTGGCCGAAACCGCGATTCCGGTGCTCACGCCCAAGGTGCTCGTCGACAACCGCCCGCTGATGTGGAGGCCGTCGTGGTCGAAATCCGCGACCTCAAAAAGCGCTTCGGCGCGCTGACCGTTTTCGACGGGATCACCGTCGCCTTTCGGCCCGGCGAGATCACGTCGGTTGTAGGCCCCAACGGCACGGGCAAGAGCACGCTTCTCAAATGCATCGTGGGACTGGTTCGCCCAAACTCGGGCGAGATCACCATCGATGGCACCATCGTCGGGCGGGATTGGCGCTATCGCGACAGGGTCGGATATGTTCCGCAGAGCCCGCGATTTCCCGAAGCGATGTCGGCGAACGAGCTGCTCGACTTTTTGAGTGACCTGCGCGGCGTGCGCGCGGTCAACAGCCATCGGCTGATCGATCTTTTCGATCTGAAACCGGTGATGAGTCGCCCGCTGCGTCATCTGTCCGGCGGTACGCGCCAGAAGATCAGCATCCTGGTGGGCACGGTTTTCGACCCGGATATTCTCGTGATGGACGAACCGATGGTGGGACTCGACCCGCTTGCGGCTCGCAGGCAAAAGCAATGGCTCCTCGAGCAAAGGTCGAACGGCAGGACGATAATCATGGCCTCGCACGTGATGGCCGAAGTGGAGACGTTTGCGGACCGCGTGACCTTCCTGCTCGACGGTCGCGTGTACTTCGATGGCGCGCCGGGGGCGGCGCTGGTGAGTTCGGGCGAGCGGACCCTGGAGAACGCGATCGCGAAAATGATGGAGACCGGCTCGGCTTGCGCCAGGTGCTGACTGTCGCGCGCTTCAGCGTGCGCGAGCTCGTCCGCAGCCGGTGGATCGCTGCGTATGCGCTGTTTTTCGCGGCCGCCGAGTGGGCCGCATTCGCGGTCGGCGCGGAGCCCGCGCAAGCGGTCGTGAGCGTGCTCGAACTGACATTGTTCGTCGCACCGCTGGTGAGCATCGTGGTAGGGCTACTGAGCTTCTACAGCACGCGCGAGTTCGCCGAGCTCTTGCTGAGCCAGCCGATCGCGCGCCCGACGGCGTTTGCGGGCCAATACCTTGGCCTCTCGTTCTCGTTGGCCGCGTGCCTGGTGCTTGGACTCGGCGTGCCGTTTCTATGGTACAGCCCTTCGGGTGGTGCCGGGCGCGGGATCTTCGCGATGTTGCTCCTGGCCGGCGTGATGCTCACGTTCGTGTTCGTGGCGCTCGCGTTTGCGGTCGCAGTGCTGACGGAGAATCGCGTGAAGGCGCTTGGCGTGGCGCTCGTCGGTTGGCTTTTTTTTGCTGTGATTTACGACGGACTGATGCTGATGCTGATCATTGCCTTCCCGGCGGTCCGGCTCGACCGCGTGCTGCTCGGACTCGCGCTTCTGAATCCGCTCGATGCGGCGCGCCTTTTGATCCTGCTTCAACTCGACGTCGCGGCGCTGATGGGATATACGGGTGCGGTGTTTCAGGAGTTCTTCGGAAGTGTGGAAGGGATCGCTGTCGCACTCGGTGCGCTCGGTTTATGGATTGCGGCGCCGCTCTGGCTCGGTCTTCGAGCGTACGCGCACCGCGACTTCTGAGACCCGGCGCGGTCGTGCGCCGCGCGTAGCCGACCAGCCCTTCGACCTTGCCCTTGTCGTTGCCCTTGCCCGGCCGTCCGAAGCGGTCGGCGAACAGATAGTGCGACTGCAGCTCGCTGAAGACCGATCGACAAAAAAGCGACTCGACCTATCAGCCGCATGATGCGCAGGCCTTTCGTCCCGTCATGTACGTTACGGCTTCAGATGCTCGGAGAACCAGTCGCGGGCCATCTTCGTGGCCTCCCGGTAATTTTTCTCGTAGATGTCGTAATGGCTTCCGGGAAACACGTGATACTTCACGATCGTGGTTCGTGGTATCGCATTTTTCGCAGCCAGGCCTGAATTCTCGCGGCCGCCGTATTCTTCCTGTTCCTGATCGATGATCAATGTTGGCACTCGTATGTTGGCCGCCGCGACGCGCGGAAGATAACGCCACATCGTCCTGAAGTCTCCGGTACCCTTGAGCGACTCGGGCTGTTCCTTGGGGCGCGGGAGTGCATCGATCTCCCCGCGAGCCATCGCGCTGGCCAGCTTCTGCACCAGCGGCGCAGGTGCCGCGAATCCGCTCTTGTCCGGCGCCGGTCCCGTGCCGGGAACCTGGCTGACGACTGCCTTGATACGTGGATCGTGTCCCGCCACGTAGAGGACATGACCGCCTGTCCTCCGCAAAAATTGTCGGCGGGACTTGAAACGGGCTAAATTGCGACCGATTCAAAGGGAGGAGATTGAGAACCGAGGGCATCGGTCCATGATGAAATCCTGCCTGCTTTGGCTGAACCTGATTGCCGATTTGCTCCGCTTTTTGATTTTCAGTTTACGATCCGAAAGCTCGCTCGCGGCCGAGAATCTCTTCCTGCGCAAACAGCTCGCGTTCTACCAAGAGCGCAGAACCAAGCCCCGACGGACCTCCCATTCAACGCGCTTGACCCTCGTGTGGCTCAGGCCGCTGGTTCGATTGGCGAAGCGCGTTAACGGTCGTGACGCCCAAAACCTTCATCGGTTGGCACCGCAAAGACTTCCAGCTGTTCTGGCGTAGGCAATGCCAATCTGGCCGGCCACGGATTCCGCCGGAGCTCCAACATCTGATCCGTAAGATGGCTCGCGAGAATCCTTCGTGGGGCGAGGAGCGAATCGCAAACGAGCTGCTGCTGAAACTCGGCCTGCGCGTATCGCCGCGCACGATCCGGAAGTATCTGCCAAAGTTGCCGGCCGCACCAGGCGGCAACCCGCGCCGCGACCAGCGTTGGTCAACCTTTCTCAAGAATCACGCCGAGGCCATCATCGCCTGTGACTTCTGCGTCGTCGCAACCGCCACTTTCCGTATTCTTTACGTGCTCGTGATCATGGAACATGCGTCACGCCGAATTGTTCACATTAACGTGACGTCCCATCCGACCGCAGCCTGGACCGTCCAACAGCTGCGTGAGGCTGTCTCTTCGGACCACACGTACCGTTTTATCCTCCATGACCGCGACGCGATCTTCTCCACCGGCTGCGATGCTTCGCTAACGCGCCTGGGCCTTGCAGTCATCGAAACACCTGTTCGGAGCCCAAAGGCGAATTCGCTCTGCGAAAGGCTCATCGGGACCCTCCGGCGTGAATGTCTGGATTGGATTATCCCCTTGACCGAGGAGCATCTTCGAAAAACCCTGCGCTCCTGGCTAGCGCATTACAATCGAGGCCGACCTCACTCTTCTTTGGGCCCCGGCCTGCCCCATCCTCCCCTAAATCTCCCCGTGCATGTGCAACGTCAGAGGCATCGTTTCGACCGATCAAGCCGAGTTGTGGCGCGTCCTGTATTGAACGGACTTCACCACGAGTACAACCTCTT of the Candidatus Binatus sp. genome contains:
- a CDS encoding TonB-dependent receptor; translation: MRRRKCRGAKLVPSGKRCTAKVSAGRCSMRRISELALLAGAAVSLPDAANTARRQVYKAKKVWRCALVVALLGIPVCVAAASSPSAPTTSVSDSGTATTQAGGGAGSGTGQRKKPDQKKAAASKRKAPMRLAPVTVKGKRIVPERLQNDKEARKSLDETPGGVGLVTQQHIEQRRPSDLADVLDFVPGVIAGTRAGAEEQSQISIRGSGLENTYQLWGLNLLQDGFTQNQADGFAYLQPVDPDFVQRIEVYKGANALQFGADSLGGAINLVSKTGYNTPLVETNSIGGSFGYVKNYVGSGRVIGPWDYYLGLSDSELGGYRNHSGAVQRRAFLSIGYLAANGMTIRFDANYLHNDEKLPQALTLKQLESNPQQAEPKAVTTNAWRRYDFLRTGVTITQPLGEYGVLELYNQFIWHDLDHTPIYAFLQGSSYDWNSELRYVSTAPLFGYQNKMSAGIQYGGTLVKDLEYALLPGGHMGAPLRNQWDHALTIGTYAEDDFSLTPKLTLVAGGRMDYSRRSIVGYTSAYLADSTGGTDFFSGISPKLGFIYQITSQTQAFGNISRAYQPPILLEESSPVNTKAGLGNMDAEKAWQFELGTRGALNERINWDVSVFDYEIWDELQNVNFVPYPHAGYTIPAYDNIGRTRHTGIELGNDVLIASNIARALGLDSQGDALRARVAYTFSYFRFVDNPTYHSNQIPGITPENYLHGEVVYNHDSGFWFGPYVDSAMNHWAVNSANTAYAPSYVLVGVRAGYDYKPLHCKFFFDARNLTNATWVSAVVPDAGNGAYFEPGDGRAFYGGMRFSL
- a CDS encoding Fe-S-containing protein, whose product is MAFSIARFRGRSALLIAAAGLVAVAVSWSMMARAPEFSPVSANPSISIETDNLRRGDVRFFTYRDRAGDQIRFLLARDSTGRIEGAIDACRRCSMYRKGYVSSRGDLVCRYCGNRYKLEAMESGLASCVPVKLPFQVTGHTVNIKPADLQRERGLF
- a CDS encoding cupredoxin domain-containing protein; its protein translation is MTDKPTMFVPETVTIRVGDTVEWRNTGKIVHWVTIGPPIPKGAQPFDSGPMPPGAVYRHPFTVAGHYNYVCVPHAGTGMIGVVEVTE
- the nosZ gene encoding Sec-dependent nitrous-oxide reductase, which codes for MNAKCSGRIFASIIVGVAIAVGAMLSGCESRPAQAPAKPSAMAGDAASLVYVPPGKYDEFYGFFSGGYSGQIEIYGIPSGRLIQVIPVFSQNPEDGYGYSEETKAMLMTSWGFVPWDDSHHPELSQTNGVPDGRWLFINGNNTPRVARIDLRRFRTEEILEIPNSAGGHSSPFTTENTNYIVSGTRFSVPIPQKDISIADYKGNFKGSLSFIKVDPKSGTMNIAFQILVPGFDYDLAHCGKGPSDGWCFFSSYNTEEAHTLLEVNASQNDKDFVAAVNWKRAEQCLTEGNGKQMAAHYLHNYLDPVTDTAKSEELTSVAVLTPQTCPDMIYYLPTPKSPHGIDVDPTGEYIVAGGKLSSTIPIHSFHKMLDAIQKMQFETASYGIPVLKYEAVLAGEVPNACLGPLHNEFDGKGNVYTSCFISSEIIKWKLGTWEIEDRIPVYYAPGHLMIPGGDSAKPWGKYVVAINKMTKDRFLPTGPEMGQSAQLIDISGDKMRTLLDFPTISEPHYAQAIPASMLMPNNVKYYDLDKDKNPYATKSEDAAKVVRSGNVVHVYMTAIRSHFVPDNIEGIFVGDTVYFHVTNLEQDWDVPHGFAVMGAGNSGLVIMPGETRSLKWMPTRTGVYPFYCTDFCSALHQEMQGYVRVSAPGAKVALLWHGGGK
- a CDS encoding nitrous oxide reductase family maturation protein NosD; protein product: MLVVAPRMTAAAPPSEIDVCPSCPFSSLTVAVREAPAGSRIVVRGGIYHEHGITVNKPLEIVGQGWPVIDGGRVGETITVTSDDVRIGGLVVQNSGSAFASDPAGIKVKNSRRCVIERNRLLNDFFAIYLAASSECTVRDNEVRGDAVSEALSGNAIHLWNCRKIVVEGNRVSGHRDGLYFEFLHDSTIADNLSEHNLRYGMHTMFSADNSYRGNTLRDNSAGEVLMYSKRLVVSGNLIEHNWGAACDGALLKDLDESRIADNLFIRNSVGLYAEDSNRNRIERNKFLNNGIAVRVMADSIGNSFAANSFEANSFDVATNSLSTSENNFDGNYWSGYRGYDLNGDGIGDVPYHPVSLLAVLIENYPASVILLRSPFARMLELAETAIPVLTPKVLVDNRPLMWRPSWSKSATSKSASAR
- a CDS encoding ABC transporter ATP-binding protein — translated: MVEIRDLKKRFGALTVFDGITVAFRPGEITSVVGPNGTGKSTLLKCIVGLVRPNSGEITIDGTIVGRDWRYRDRVGYVPQSPRFPEAMSANELLDFLSDLRGVRAVNSHRLIDLFDLKPVMSRPLRHLSGGTRQKISILVGTVFDPDILVMDEPMVGLDPLAARRQKQWLLEQRSNGRTIIMASHVMAEVETFADRVTFLLDGRVYFDGAPGAALVSSGERTLENAIAKMMETGSACARC
- a CDS encoding ABC transporter permease gives rise to the protein MLTVARFSVRELVRSRWIAAYALFFAAAEWAAFAVGAEPAQAVVSVLELTLFVAPLVSIVVGLLSFYSTREFAELLLSQPIARPTAFAGQYLGLSFSLAACLVLGLGVPFLWYSPSGGAGRGIFAMLLLAGVMLTFVFVALAFAVAVLTENRVKALGVALVGWLFFAVIYDGLMLMLIIAFPAVRLDRVLLGLALLNPLDAARLLILLQLDVAALMGYTGAVFQEFFGSVEGIAVALGALGLWIAAPLWLGLRAYAHRDF
- a CDS encoding integrase core domain-containing protein gives rise to the protein MTPKTFIGWHRKDFQLFWRRQCQSGRPRIPPELQHLIRKMARENPSWGEERIANELLLKLGLRVSPRTIRKYLPKLPAAPGGNPRRDQRWSTFLKNHAEAIIACDFCVVATATFRILYVLVIMEHASRRIVHINVTSHPTAAWTVQQLREAVSSDHTYRFILHDRDAIFSTGCDASLTRLGLAVIETPVRSPKANSLCERLIGTLRRECLDWIIPLTEEHLRKTLRSWLAHYNRGRPHSSLGPGLPHPPLNLPVHVQRQRHRFDRSSRVVARPVLNGLHHEYNLLARAA